The following coding sequences are from one Limnobacter sp. SAORIC-580 window:
- the soxA gene encoding sulfur oxidation c-type cytochrome SoxA: protein MRQTAKTAAKLAVVAFVGAGAMASFTMSAYAQKTTEQGIQEYRDMLADGNPAELVELRGEDLWSKPQGPKNASLEQCDMGAGPGKLEGVAATMPRFFGDAGKVMDVETRLVHCMVTLQGRDVAEVTKKPYSGAGEKPTELESLVAYIYAQSRGAAIKVPQGHPEEKASRARGEKIFFYRAGPYDFSCASCHASDDQRIRLQGLPNLTKPEPAQAAFAAWPAYRVSQGAVRSMQWRMYDCFRQQRFPELKYGSQASIDLITFLGVKAEGGTMQATSLKR, encoded by the coding sequence ATGAGGCAAACAGCAAAAACAGCGGCCAAGCTAGCCGTTGTGGCCTTTGTGGGCGCCGGAGCAATGGCTTCCTTCACCATGAGTGCGTACGCTCAAAAAACCACCGAGCAAGGTATTCAGGAATACCGCGACATGCTGGCCGATGGCAATCCGGCAGAGTTGGTTGAACTGCGCGGCGAAGACCTTTGGAGCAAGCCGCAAGGCCCTAAAAATGCATCACTTGAGCAATGTGATATGGGTGCAGGGCCTGGCAAGTTAGAGGGTGTTGCCGCCACAATGCCACGTTTTTTCGGTGATGCGGGCAAAGTGATGGATGTTGAAACTCGCCTGGTGCATTGCATGGTGACTTTGCAAGGTCGCGATGTTGCAGAGGTTACCAAGAAGCCATACTCGGGCGCAGGTGAAAAGCCCACTGAGCTCGAGTCGCTGGTGGCGTATATCTACGCGCAATCGCGTGGTGCTGCCATCAAGGTTCCTCAAGGCCATCCCGAGGAGAAGGCATCGCGCGCCCGTGGCGAGAAAATTTTCTTCTACCGTGCCGGCCCCTACGATTTTTCATGTGCAAGTTGCCACGCAAGCGATGACCAGCGCATTCGCCTGCAAGGCTTACCGAACCTGACCAAACCCGAACCTGCACAAGCCGCATTCGCCGCCTGGCCGGCCTACCGGGTGTCGCAGGGCGCGGTTCGTTCCATGCAATGGCGCATGTACGATTGTTTCCGTCAGCAACGTTTCCCCGAGTTGAAGTATGGCTCGCAAGCGTCGATCGACCTGATTACCTTCCTGGGTGTGAAAGCCGAGGGCGGTACCATGCAGGCCACTTCGCTTAAGCGCTAA
- the soxX gene encoding sulfur oxidation c-type cytochrome SoxX: MLRTIKYSTGLLLVAMLAACANTDSQSVVAEPSNEEIHQLMLSSFKEKGIAKLERVNQTELQKACSLAETAPGGLPDAKRTELQNAALSAVKYPADGKFLGDWKAGEKIAQTGVGFQFSDKEGTAAGGNCYACHQLAPQELSYGNIGPSLYQYGKLRGNSEEIMKYTWAKIWNSHAYNACSNMPRFGAEGILTETQLKDVMALLMAPESPVNK; the protein is encoded by the coding sequence ATGCTTCGTACAATCAAATATTCAACTGGGCTGTTACTGGTCGCTATGTTGGCAGCGTGCGCAAATACAGACAGCCAATCTGTCGTGGCCGAGCCAAGCAATGAAGAGATCCACCAGCTCATGTTGTCATCGTTCAAGGAGAAGGGCATCGCCAAACTTGAACGCGTGAACCAAACCGAGCTTCAAAAAGCGTGCTCTTTGGCGGAGACAGCACCTGGCGGTTTGCCTGATGCGAAACGCACCGAGCTGCAAAATGCCGCCTTGTCTGCGGTGAAGTATCCAGCCGATGGCAAATTTCTGGGTGACTGGAAAGCAGGCGAAAAAATTGCTCAAACCGGCGTGGGTTTTCAGTTCTCCGACAAGGAAGGTACGGCTGCGGGCGGCAACTGTTACGCCTGTCATCAACTGGCACCTCAAGAATTGTCGTATGGCAACATTGGTCCTTCCTTGTACCAGTACGGCAAGCTGCGCGGCAATTCTGAAGAAATCATGAAGTACACCTGGGCCAAAATCTGGAACTCGCATGCCTACAACGCATGTTCCAACATGCCACGTTTTGGGGCCGAGGGCATTTTGACTGAAACCCAGTTGAAAGATGTGATGGCCCTGTTGATGGCACCAGAATCACCGGTCAACAAGTAA
- the soxB gene encoding thiosulfohydrolase SoxB, translating into MQMNRREFMGMLAAASAAGMAINSPHVLAGGHGEKLYDLKPFGNASLLHMTDCHAQLVPIYFREPNVNLGVAAAFGKAPHLVGESLLKAFNIKPGSAQAHAFTYLNFEEAAKHYGKVGGFAHLSTLVKMMKSNRPGALLLDGGDTWQGSATSLWTNAQDMVDAAKMLGVDVMTLHWECTYGSDRILEVAEKDFKGKIDIIAQNIKTADFGDPVFPSHVMKTINGCKVAIIGQAFPYSPIANPRYFVKDWSYGIQEESMQEVVNEVRAKGAQAVVLLSHNGMDVDLKMASRVTGIDFILGGHTHDGVPNAIPVKNSSGTTYVTNAGSNSKFLGVLDMDIQGGKLRDFKYRLLPVFSNMLPADPDMDAFVRNVRKPYIEKLSEPLAVSEGLLYRRGNFNGSWDQLIIDALIEVKDAEIAFSPGFRWGTSLLPGQTITREHLMDQTAITYPNTTLTQMKGEFIKTVLEDVCDNLFNPDPYYQQGGDMVRVGGLTYTCNPNGEAGQRISDMRLNGKPIEASKTYKVAGWAPVAEEARNNGEPPIWDVVETYLKDQKTVATKVPYTPKLIGMNDNPGFVV; encoded by the coding sequence ATGCAGATGAATCGACGCGAATTCATGGGCATGTTGGCGGCCGCCTCGGCTGCTGGCATGGCGATCAACTCACCCCATGTGCTGGCTGGTGGTCACGGTGAAAAACTGTACGACCTGAAACCTTTTGGCAATGCCAGCTTGCTGCACATGACCGATTGCCATGCCCAACTGGTGCCGATTTATTTTCGAGAGCCCAATGTGAATTTGGGCGTGGCTGCCGCATTTGGAAAAGCACCCCATTTGGTGGGCGAATCGCTGCTGAAAGCCTTCAACATCAAACCCGGTTCAGCACAGGCACATGCATTCACCTATCTGAATTTTGAAGAGGCTGCGAAGCACTACGGCAAGGTGGGCGGATTCGCGCATTTGTCAACTTTGGTCAAAATGATGAAGTCCAACCGGCCAGGTGCGCTGTTGCTTGATGGCGGCGACACCTGGCAAGGCTCGGCCACCAGCTTGTGGACCAATGCGCAAGACATGGTCGATGCTGCAAAAATGTTGGGCGTGGATGTGATGACTTTGCACTGGGAATGCACTTACGGTTCAGATCGAATTCTTGAAGTGGCTGAAAAGGATTTCAAAGGCAAAATCGACATCATTGCGCAGAACATCAAAACCGCCGATTTTGGCGACCCCGTGTTTCCCAGCCATGTGATGAAAACAATCAATGGTTGCAAGGTTGCAATCATTGGCCAGGCGTTTCCTTACAGCCCAATTGCCAATCCGCGTTACTTTGTGAAGGATTGGTCTTATGGCATCCAGGAAGAAAGCATGCAGGAAGTGGTGAATGAAGTGCGTGCCAAAGGCGCGCAAGCAGTGGTTCTGCTTTCACACAACGGCATGGATGTTGACCTGAAAATGGCAAGCCGTGTCACCGGCATCGATTTTATTCTGGGTGGCCACACACACGATGGTGTGCCCAATGCCATTCCTGTGAAAAATTCGTCGGGTACCACCTACGTGACCAACGCGGGCAGCAACAGCAAGTTTTTGGGTGTGCTCGACATGGATATTCAAGGTGGCAAGTTGCGGGATTTCAAATACCGTTTGTTGCCCGTGTTCTCGAACATGCTGCCAGCCGATCCCGACATGGATGCCTTTGTGCGCAATGTGCGCAAACCCTATATCGAAAAGCTGAGCGAACCCCTGGCCGTGAGCGAAGGCTTGCTGTACCGCCGTGGCAATTTCAATGGCAGTTGGGATCAATTGATTATTGATGCCTTGATTGAAGTGAAAGACGCTGAAATTGCGTTTTCTCCTGGTTTCCGTTGGGGTACTTCCTTGCTGCCCGGCCAAACCATCACGCGCGAACACCTGATGGATCAAACCGCAATTACTTATCCCAACACCACGCTCACGCAGATGAAAGGCGAGTTCATCAAAACAGTGCTTGAGGATGTGTGTGACAACCTGTTCAACCCCGACCCGTATTATCAGCAGGGTGGTGACATGGTGCGTGTGGGTGGTTTGACCTACACCTGCAACCCCAACGGCGAAGCTGGTCAGCGTATTTCAGACATGCGCTTGAACGGCAAACCCATTGAGGCCTCGAAAACTTACAAGGTGGCGGGTTGGGCCCCTGTGGCTGAGGAAGCCCGCAACAACGGCGAACCGCCAATTTGGGACGTGGTAGAAACGTACCTGAAAGACCAGAAAACAGTGGCCACCAAAGTGCCTTACACACCCAAATTGATCGGAATGAACGACAACCCAGGGTTTGTGGTCTAA
- a CDS encoding response regulator, whose amino-acid sequence MMQIDLPADNPDTAAKDNTGKPEQMKQAVKDMTPLKGKTALVVDSALATRRALQDQLSQLGAKSVIFASSVSEVEQHLSSREFALIVCEYQLEGDRNGQQLLEDLRVNKKLAWSTAFMMVTGERSYGNVVAVAEFEPDDYLIKPFTASTLSDRVVRIFNRKIRLAEAYRSMFEERFQEVPGICEDLESRFPQYLNELERMRVESFYRSAQYEKTEQELLAKLEKAPKPWMQLLLARVNLEKKQFEEANELLSEVVKTNPEYLAASDLFADVLWEQNRPADALDILEKMGAKSLSSTTRLRKLADLAVRIGDNTRSKNYLTKVIDRSRNTSLSQIHDYLQLSKIYVKEGRHEEAEKLTAKMRSTVNSAELDLARAMMAIQKDIADGRGVKASDKLTAFFESNSDVLPTLEPETLTSLLELCFAVNMDTRGYELASQITKHKPSKAMLDRIRAAISDFKSNQGTASD is encoded by the coding sequence ATGATGCAGATTGACCTACCGGCAGACAATCCCGACACCGCTGCAAAGGACAACACAGGCAAGCCTGAGCAGATGAAGCAGGCCGTGAAGGACATGACGCCGCTGAAGGGCAAAACTGCACTGGTGGTCGATTCTGCGTTGGCTACTCGCCGCGCGCTTCAGGATCAACTTTCGCAATTGGGTGCCAAGTCAGTTATTTTCGCCAGCTCGGTTTCTGAAGTTGAACAACATTTGAGTTCTCGAGAATTCGCGCTGATTGTTTGCGAATATCAGCTTGAAGGCGACCGCAACGGCCAACAATTGCTGGAAGACTTGCGGGTGAACAAAAAACTGGCCTGGTCCACCGCATTCATGATGGTGACCGGTGAGCGAAGTTATGGCAATGTTGTCGCAGTGGCCGAGTTTGAGCCTGACGATTACCTGATCAAACCTTTCACGGCATCGACGCTGTCAGACCGTGTGGTTCGAATATTCAACCGGAAGATTCGCCTGGCTGAAGCCTACCGTTCAATGTTCGAGGAACGCTTTCAGGAAGTACCGGGCATTTGCGAAGATCTGGAATCCCGGTTTCCCCAGTACCTGAATGAACTTGAACGCATGCGTGTTGAGTCGTTCTACAGGTCTGCACAGTATGAGAAAACCGAGCAGGAATTGCTCGCCAAACTTGAGAAAGCCCCCAAGCCCTGGATGCAGTTGTTGCTGGCCAGGGTGAATCTTGAGAAAAAACAGTTTGAAGAGGCCAATGAACTGCTCAGTGAAGTCGTGAAAACAAACCCGGAATACCTGGCAGCAAGCGACCTGTTTGCTGACGTGCTTTGGGAACAGAACCGCCCTGCCGATGCATTGGATATTCTTGAGAAAATGGGTGCGAAATCACTGTCATCGACTACACGCTTGCGCAAGCTGGCCGACCTGGCCGTTCGGATTGGCGACAATACACGATCAAAGAACTACCTGACGAAAGTAATTGACCGATCTCGAAACACCTCACTTTCGCAAATTCACGACTACCTTCAGCTGTCGAAAATTTATGTAAAAGAAGGTCGACATGAAGAGGCTGAGAAATTGACTGCAAAAATGCGCAGCACCGTGAACTCTGCCGAGCTCGACCTGGCACGCGCCATGATGGCGATACAAAAAGACATCGCCGATGGACGAGGGGTGAAAGCCAGTGACAAACTGACCGCGTTTTTCGAGAGTAATTCAGATGTACTGCCCACGCTTGAACCCGAAACATTGACCAGCCTGCTGGAGCTTTGTTTTGCTGTAAACATGGACACCAGGGGATATGAACTGGCCAGCCAAATTACCAAGCACAAGCCCTCCAAGGCCATGCTGGACAGAATTCGTGCAGCGATTTCGGATTTCAAAAGCAACCAAGGCACCGCCAGCGACTGA
- a CDS encoding putative solute-binding protein: MKAITAGFGLALMASASPALAKQKVCVFDILGAGGDVFNLSKDYVLAAKGFGADLELEAFTDEKIASENFKTGQCDMLVATSFRTRAYNSVAGSIDALGAASVVKDGKVDMPLSYEVVKRTIQLFATEKADALMTQGNYQVAGIFPFGAAYLYVKSRDINSVEKLAGKKIASFDYDSAQKEMISKVGASPVSADISNFGAKFNNGSVDIIAAPAAAYKPLELYKGLGNAGAIVRFPVAVLTYQLIVNKSKFPEGFAQKSRDYWSKKFPAGMQIITNAEKGIPNGAWMDIPAADSVKYTILLRESRISLAKSGSYDPKALNIMKQIRCGVNRADSECSTKTEL; encoded by the coding sequence ATGAAAGCAATCACAGCAGGCTTCGGCTTGGCTCTGATGGCGTCCGCATCACCGGCTTTGGCCAAACAGAAAGTATGCGTGTTCGACATTCTGGGCGCGGGCGGTGATGTGTTCAACCTGAGCAAAGACTACGTTCTCGCCGCCAAGGGCTTTGGTGCCGACCTGGAGCTTGAAGCGTTCACCGATGAAAAAATCGCCTCGGAAAACTTCAAGACCGGCCAATGTGACATGTTGGTTGCTACGTCTTTCCGTACCCGTGCATACAACTCGGTTGCCGGTTCAATCGACGCCTTGGGTGCTGCTTCCGTGGTGAAAGACGGCAAAGTGGACATGCCTTTGAGTTATGAAGTTGTCAAGCGCACCATTCAACTGTTCGCTACTGAGAAAGCAGACGCGCTAATGACGCAAGGCAACTATCAGGTGGCGGGTATTTTCCCGTTTGGCGCTGCTTACTTGTATGTGAAAAGCCGCGACATCAACTCAGTTGAAAAACTGGCTGGCAAGAAGATTGCCTCGTTTGATTACGACTCAGCCCAAAAGGAAATGATTTCCAAAGTGGGCGCCTCACCCGTGTCGGCTGACATTTCCAACTTTGGTGCCAAGTTCAATAACGGCTCTGTTGACATTATTGCTGCGCCTGCTGCTGCCTACAAACCTTTGGAACTCTACAAGGGCTTGGGTAACGCAGGGGCTATTGTTCGCTTCCCGGTTGCTGTTCTTACTTACCAATTGATCGTGAACAAGAGCAAGTTCCCTGAAGGCTTCGCACAAAAATCACGTGACTACTGGTCCAAGAAATTCCCGGCCGGCATGCAAATCATTACCAATGCTGAAAAGGGCATCCCCAATGGTGCATGGATGGATATTCCTGCCGCCGACTCTGTGAAATACACCATCTTGTTGCGCGAATCCCGTATCAGTCTCGCCAAGAGCGGATCTTACGACCCCAAGGCTTTGAACATCATGAAACAGATTCGTTGTGGTGTGAACCGTGCCGACTCTGAGTGTTCTACAAAAACTGAGCTGTAA
- a CDS encoding TRAP transporter large permease subunit, with the protein MQSSAGKKWFGRTPSEWLSSLPIFSLLLLTLIIGTGEMVHGQLLRLGERMFGDPENQVQYFLLRADPSAPTCEANPDIDALVAKQLADAESAPKSDLDLLFGDVAIDPNEIRASLEAARDQCRERFAVYERVSKAITPEVEAFREVETGFFGIFKFGTENRPLILLIMVAIAAISTTKHFHHISLRPPRTKKDFQVYSLAMLGANLLMTISASYYLKLQYDSGVAVENPLISIIAIALFAALSFISLKDVLKIPAQAEEGGSYGMGLLSIPLYAFMALNAGINFFMDDYVAGLAIYFGQITELSSIFLNLALYLWAGMLLKQTRVVSLFMDILRPWKLPPEVFTYIVLLAAAVPTAYTGASGVFVIAAGAIVYREVLAVGARRHFALAATAMSGSLGVVLRPCLLIVVIAALNKEVTTSELYGWGLFVFILTSTIFMIIALLKAEGRVTERAKAKEALPQSLRALVPVSPYILIMLLVVYGYEYLLDTKLDEFTAPVMLPVIMLFVIIFDKLRGGPTKVGGDTQADKKKNEGLEMAVRSATTETIGHIGALIMLMALSISVGGMIERSGLMSIVPAEMGSIWMALTIFMFMMVFIGMVMDPFGAVILVSATVAPIAYSNGIHPVHFWMIVITAFELGYLSPPVALNQLLARQVVGEEEMDKAAEETKHKPFYYRYERWLLPVYTLFIGLLIVTYGGQALINNADGLKPVSHFLGLDQLRPAVLDQSPTPAVEPAPAAEPVADPAAMDPAADTMLDPAAPAADDLLGGETAAAPAAPVAAPAGPSPAQLQAEVTEVVSNWAAAWSARDVEGYLSFYSANFELPGAQSRAQWESQRRARIASKASIEVDISNLNVQINGEEATAEFDQAYKADKYSDNVRKTLRLKKEDGRWKIVTEQAS; encoded by the coding sequence ATGCAGAGTTCCGCCGGCAAAAAATGGTTTGGTCGCACGCCATCCGAATGGCTGTCCAGCCTCCCGATTTTCTCACTGCTGTTACTTACCCTGATTATTGGTACCGGCGAAATGGTGCATGGCCAGCTCTTGCGGCTAGGCGAGCGCATGTTTGGCGATCCCGAAAACCAGGTTCAATACTTCCTGTTGCGTGCCGATCCTTCAGCACCCACCTGTGAAGCCAACCCCGACATTGATGCACTGGTCGCCAAACAGCTTGCCGATGCTGAAAGCGCGCCCAAGTCCGATCTCGATTTGTTGTTTGGTGATGTTGCAATTGATCCGAACGAAATCCGTGCCTCGCTGGAGGCTGCGCGCGACCAGTGTCGCGAGCGCTTCGCCGTGTACGAACGGGTCAGCAAAGCGATTACTCCTGAAGTGGAGGCATTCCGCGAGGTCGAAACCGGTTTCTTTGGTATTTTCAAGTTTGGTACAGAGAATCGCCCATTGATTTTGTTGATCATGGTCGCGATTGCCGCCATTTCAACCACCAAGCATTTTCATCACATCAGCCTGCGTCCACCCCGCACCAAGAAAGACTTTCAGGTCTATTCATTGGCGATGTTGGGTGCCAACTTGCTGATGACGATTTCGGCCAGCTACTACCTGAAACTTCAATACGATTCGGGCGTGGCGGTTGAAAATCCGCTGATCAGCATTATCGCGATTGCCCTGTTTGCAGCACTGTCCTTCATCAGTTTGAAAGACGTGCTGAAAATTCCCGCACAAGCCGAGGAGGGCGGAAGTTACGGCATGGGTCTGTTGAGTATCCCGTTGTATGCGTTCATGGCCTTGAATGCGGGTATCAACTTCTTCATGGACGATTACGTCGCAGGTTTGGCAATTTATTTTGGCCAAATCACCGAATTGTCGAGCATTTTCCTGAACCTGGCCTTGTACCTGTGGGCAGGTATGTTGCTCAAGCAAACCCGCGTGGTTTCCCTGTTCATGGACATTCTGCGTCCATGGAAATTACCGCCTGAGGTGTTTACCTACATTGTGTTGCTGGCTGCTGCTGTGCCCACAGCCTACACAGGCGCCTCTGGTGTGTTCGTGATCGCGGCTGGTGCCATTGTGTACCGTGAGGTACTGGCCGTTGGCGCACGGCGCCACTTTGCATTGGCCGCTACCGCCATGTCGGGTTCACTGGGTGTGGTACTTCGCCCTTGTCTGCTCATCGTGGTTATTGCGGCCTTGAACAAAGAAGTTACTACAAGCGAATTGTATGGCTGGGGTTTGTTCGTATTCATCCTGACCTCTACGATTTTCATGATCATTGCGCTGCTGAAAGCAGAAGGGCGTGTGACAGAGCGTGCAAAGGCCAAAGAGGCCCTACCGCAGTCGCTTCGCGCCTTGGTGCCAGTTTCGCCTTACATCTTGATCATGTTGTTGGTGGTTTACGGCTATGAGTACCTGCTGGATACCAAGCTGGACGAATTTACTGCACCAGTGATGTTGCCCGTGATCATGTTGTTCGTGATTATTTTCGACAAGCTGCGTGGTGGCCCCACCAAAGTAGGTGGCGATACACAGGCAGACAAGAAAAAGAACGAAGGCCTGGAAATGGCGGTACGCAGCGCTACAACAGAAACGATTGGTCACATTGGCGCTCTGATCATGTTGATGGCCCTGTCCATTAGCGTAGGCGGCATGATCGAACGCTCTGGTCTGATGAGCATTGTGCCTGCCGAAATGGGCAGTATCTGGATGGCGTTGACTATCTTCATGTTCATGATGGTCTTCATCGGCATGGTCATGGATCCGTTCGGTGCGGTTATCCTCGTGTCGGCCACGGTCGCACCAATTGCCTACAGCAACGGCATTCATCCTGTTCATTTCTGGATGATTGTGATCACCGCGTTTGAGTTGGGTTATCTGTCACCGCCTGTCGCGTTGAACCAGCTGCTTGCAAGGCAGGTGGTTGGCGAAGAAGAAATGGACAAAGCCGCCGAGGAAACAAAGCACAAGCCTTTCTACTATCGCTACGAGCGCTGGTTGCTGCCCGTGTACACCTTGTTTATCGGCTTGCTGATTGTGACTTACGGTGGTCAGGCTTTGATCAACAATGCGGATGGTTTAAAGCCAGTCAGTCACTTCCTTGGACTGGATCAACTTCGCCCGGCAGTGCTTGATCAATCGCCTACACCGGCTGTAGAACCAGCACCTGCTGCTGAACCTGTTGCAGATCCAGCAGCCATGGACCCCGCAGCAGATACCATGCTTGATCCGGCTGCGCCCGCCGCAGACGACTTGTTGGGCGGTGAAACAGCTGCTGCTCCCGCAGCACCTGTTGCTGCACCAGCCGGTCCAAGCCCGGCCCAGCTTCAAGCGGAGGTGACTGAGGTGGTCAGCAACTGGGCGGCAGCCTGGAGTGCACGCGATGTGGAGGGCTACCTCAGCTTCTACTCGGCCAACTTCGAGTTGCCTGGTGCGCAAAGCCGGGCACAATGGGAAAGCCAGCGCCGTGCCCGAATCGCAAGCAAGGCAAGTATTGAGGTCGATATCAGCAACCTGAATGTTCAAATCAATGGCGAAGAAGCCACTGCCGAGTTTGACCAGGCCTACAAAGCCGACAAGTACTCGGACAATGTTCGCAAAACATTGCGTTTGAAGAAAGAAGACGGCCGCTGGAAAATTGTGACCGAGCAAGCCAGCTGA
- a CDS encoding RNA polymerase sigma factor — protein sequence MEHTANVQQFEITVSGIDENTATPLTAAQLCTLEALLKSQQSRLTHFVRKHLRREDYVDDLIQQTHLAAFRNWASFRGESKPETWLFGIALNLVKNFRYRDTSFRFQGDDFDEQISLIPADSMCEPEESLMRQERMETLKSAIDHLPGKMQTVVQLVLLEGFTYQDAALELDLPIGTVRSRLSRARDMLRVEVMGQSESQH from the coding sequence ATGGAACACACCGCAAACGTTCAGCAGTTCGAAATCACCGTTTCAGGTATTGACGAAAACACAGCAACACCGCTGACCGCGGCACAACTTTGCACGCTTGAGGCCTTGTTGAAGTCGCAGCAATCGCGTTTAACCCACTTCGTGCGCAAACACCTGCGCCGTGAGGATTATGTGGATGACCTTATTCAGCAAACCCACCTGGCTGCATTTCGCAACTGGGCGAGTTTTCGTGGAGAGTCCAAACCAGAAACCTGGTTGTTTGGCATTGCACTGAATCTGGTGAAAAACTTTCGTTACCGCGACACCAGTTTTCGCTTTCAAGGCGATGATTTTGATGAGCAAATCAGCCTGATTCCTGCCGATTCCATGTGCGAGCCTGAAGAATCCCTGATGCGTCAGGAGCGCATGGAAACCCTCAAGTCTGCAATTGATCACCTTCCGGGCAAAATGCAAACAGTGGTTCAGTTGGTGTTGCTTGAGGGGTTTACCTATCAGGATGCTGCACTTGAACTGGACTTGCCCATTGGTACGGTTCGCTCTCGATTGTCGCGCGCACGGGACATGCTGCGGGTGGAGGTGATGGGGCAGTCAGAATCACAACATTGA
- a CDS encoding sigma 54-interacting transcriptional regulator codes for MNFIHFIVPWLQMTELTLCIESPELKSRLRAAALLMQASVHELSLIDLLGKRSLPAHWLLVDQGLEQLGDLIEHFKAQGRKPETQIIRFIEKPWQEYVYHDIPIFASIVHPANPLAAVHVLEKLIRTKPFRSGKKPLPNSNLGPYSDEFVRSQPMRHAVSQLQRLKQLPIDTVLLGPTGAGKDTAARWLHAHSGVKGEFVHVNCAALPEQLFEAEVFGVMAGAFTGAQKDRPGKLELAHNGTLYLDEIDSLPLSCQAKLLNALQYRGAIRLGGHVFYNSVFRVIASTKTKLETLVEQNRFREDLHFRLSVSQVRIPALAERLEDIIPLYCHFLNDVAAQFKLEVPKLDLEDTDELLSRPWPGNVRELHAFAQRHVMGLGEPCTVPGSEAPAGLKQRLLAFEKAVLIQTLHAHRGCARLASESLGIPLHSLYYRMKRFDLLEKNGNHSDDKATQCS; via the coding sequence ATGAACTTTATTCATTTCATTGTGCCGTGGCTGCAAATGACCGAGTTAACCCTTTGCATTGAATCCCCCGAACTCAAAAGCAGATTGCGTGCCGCAGCGTTGTTGATGCAGGCCAGTGTTCACGAACTGTCACTGATCGACCTGTTGGGCAAACGCAGTTTGCCCGCGCATTGGCTGCTGGTTGATCAGGGCCTGGAGCAGCTTGGGGATTTAATTGAGCACTTCAAAGCCCAGGGTAGAAAGCCTGAAACACAGATCATTCGTTTTATCGAGAAACCCTGGCAAGAGTACGTTTATCATGACATTCCCATTTTTGCGTCCATTGTGCACCCGGCCAATCCTTTGGCTGCAGTTCATGTACTTGAAAAGCTGATACGAACCAAACCTTTTCGTTCTGGTAAAAAGCCACTGCCCAACAGCAACCTGGGGCCCTACAGTGACGAATTTGTTCGTTCGCAACCCATGCGCCATGCGGTATCCCAATTACAGCGCTTAAAACAGCTGCCCATCGACACCGTGTTGCTTGGGCCTACGGGTGCTGGCAAAGACACCGCTGCGCGTTGGCTGCACGCGCACTCTGGCGTGAAAGGCGAGTTTGTACATGTGAACTGTGCTGCCTTGCCAGAGCAGCTTTTTGAAGCCGAGGTGTTTGGCGTGATGGCAGGTGCTTTCACCGGGGCGCAAAAAGACAGGCCAGGAAAATTGGAGCTTGCGCACAATGGCACCCTGTACCTGGATGAAATAGACAGCCTGCCTTTGTCATGTCAAGCCAAGTTACTGAATGCCCTGCAATATCGCGGCGCAATCCGGCTGGGTGGGCATGTGTTCTACAACTCGGTTTTTCGGGTCATCGCTTCGACAAAAACCAAACTTGAAACCTTGGTGGAACAGAACAGATTTCGGGAAGACCTTCACTTCAGGCTCAGTGTGTCGCAGGTTCGAATTCCTGCCTTGGCAGAGCGACTCGAAGACATCATTCCCCTGTACTGTCATTTCCTGAACGATGTGGCCGCGCAGTTCAAGCTGGAAGTTCCCAAGCTGGACCTTGAAGATACGGACGAGTTGTTGAGCCGACCATGGCCTGGCAATGTGCGCGAGTTACACGCATTTGCACAACGGCATGTGATGGGGCTGGGCGAACCTTGCACGGTGCCTGGCAGCGAAGCACCTGCCGGTTTGAAGCAGCGTTTGCTGGCTTTCGAAAAAGCCGTTCTGATTCAAACATTGCATGCACACCGCGGGTGCGCACGCCTGGCCAGTGAAAGCCTTGGTATTCCCTTGCATTCCCTTTACTACCGCATGAAACGTTTCGATTTGCTTGAAAAAAACGGGAACCATTCCGATGACAAAGCCACTCAATGTTCATGA